In Fodinicola acaciae, the following proteins share a genomic window:
- a CDS encoding tetratricopeptide repeat protein: MTDTEGVADPTLEAEGELSLARIALDEGDRWHAAEHVARALVCSPALPEVHELLATLVDPELFSMEPPVFLGEAVARAHLLAARGEEAEALEWLVSAQCAEPRSAWADVPWVRDAALPARLSPDDVVQLLNQLYGVMADPVAEDQRTMFAPYADFLENAIAAFPTAAGLLASASIFVRRMGDPERAADLAQRSMDIQPSFPAALALGYAYRSQGRIEDTERAWIRALDFDPGNLAVFTDLGELLDNNGRHDEGLAWVERALERDPREEGAFPTACGMRFRRDNDIAHLVALADYLREHPDNGYAEGVLARTSGSRYWLSEIPRTYESILNLLAQLPENSGAVSCTVTAPEPPSAFLAFSSVAPGSSIEVTDRPEPDAWLPVPDVFDEDEPKTLVWTPDGEPAVAPPAPESAAAVRDLATSQWRHLPQLFDDAVRLAGLPLPDLLGVMVHPPAPEDKTDWPRWLRAIQVAACLGIAHHLPDEPWRSSTRRKVLFELAFGPEDWVSEAALLAMVATAWVEPPARTDVAHVVAARFLAAVEAGCRRPVTIADTLALLVLATPQMPPKIAEFAVGYYQKD, translated from the coding sequence ATGACCGACACCGAAGGCGTCGCCGATCCGACCCTGGAAGCCGAAGGTGAGCTGAGCCTGGCGCGGATCGCGCTGGACGAGGGCGACCGGTGGCACGCCGCGGAGCACGTCGCTCGCGCGCTGGTGTGCTCACCGGCGTTGCCGGAGGTGCATGAGCTGCTCGCCACGCTCGTCGACCCGGAGCTGTTCTCGATGGAGCCGCCGGTGTTTCTCGGCGAGGCGGTGGCCCGCGCTCACCTGCTGGCCGCGCGCGGCGAGGAGGCCGAGGCGTTGGAGTGGCTGGTTTCCGCGCAATGCGCCGAGCCGCGTTCGGCGTGGGCCGACGTGCCCTGGGTACGCGACGCGGCGCTGCCGGCGCGGCTGTCACCGGACGACGTGGTCCAACTGCTCAACCAGTTGTACGGCGTGATGGCCGATCCGGTGGCCGAGGATCAGCGAACGATGTTCGCACCGTACGCCGACTTTCTGGAGAACGCGATCGCCGCTTTTCCGACGGCTGCCGGATTGCTGGCCAGCGCGTCGATTTTCGTACGCAGGATGGGCGATCCCGAGCGAGCCGCCGATCTGGCGCAGCGTTCGATGGACATCCAGCCGTCGTTTCCCGCCGCGCTGGCGTTGGGATACGCGTACCGGTCGCAGGGCCGGATCGAGGACACCGAGCGTGCCTGGATCCGTGCACTGGACTTCGACCCCGGCAACCTCGCGGTCTTCACCGACCTCGGCGAGTTGCTGGACAACAACGGCCGGCACGACGAAGGCCTCGCCTGGGTCGAGCGTGCGTTGGAGCGCGATCCGCGGGAGGAAGGCGCGTTTCCGACCGCCTGCGGCATGCGGTTCCGGCGGGACAACGACATCGCGCACCTGGTCGCGCTGGCCGACTATCTGCGTGAGCATCCGGACAACGGTTACGCCGAGGGCGTCCTCGCGCGGACGTCCGGCTCGCGTTACTGGCTCAGCGAGATTCCGCGGACGTACGAGTCGATCCTCAACCTTTTGGCGCAGCTGCCGGAAAATTCCGGTGCGGTGTCGTGCACCGTCACCGCGCCGGAGCCGCCGAGCGCGTTCCTTGCCTTCAGCAGCGTGGCGCCCGGCTCGTCGATCGAGGTGACCGACCGGCCGGAGCCGGACGCGTGGCTGCCGGTGCCGGACGTTTTCGACGAGGACGAGCCGAAAACGCTGGTCTGGACGCCCGATGGCGAGCCCGCGGTGGCGCCGCCCGCGCCAGAGTCGGCCGCCGCCGTACGCGACCTGGCCACCAGCCAGTGGCGGCACCTGCCGCAGCTGTTCGACGATGCCGTACGCCTCGCCGGCCTCCCGCTGCCGGATTTGCTCGGCGTCATGGTGCATCCGCCGGCTCCGGAGGACAAGACCGACTGGCCGCGGTGGCTGCGCGCGATCCAGGTCGCCGCGTGCCTCGGCATCGCGCATCACCTGCCGGACGAGCCGTGGCGGTCGTCGACGCGCCGAAAAGTGTTGTTCGAGCTGGCATTCGGGCCGGAGGACTGGGTCAGCGAGGCGGCGCTGCTGGCGATGGTCGCCACCGCGTGGGTCGAGCCGCCGGCGCGTACGGACGTGGCCCACGTGGTGGCGGCGCGGTTCTTGGCCGCGGTGGAGGCCGGCTGTCGGCGGCCGGTGACCATCGCCGACACGCTCGCCCTGCTGGTGCTCGCGACGCCGCAGATGCCACCGAAAATCGCCGAGTTTGCCGTTGGCTACTACCAAAAGGACTAA
- a CDS encoding putative quinol monooxygenase, producing the protein MAVVVVAILHPKAEHRDEVRDALVSLIPKVHQEDGCELYSLQENADNFVFVEQWTSQEALRAHGGGPVLVEMNALLEGKMAKPATLHITSPVPAGDPRKGIVRP; encoded by the coding sequence ATGGCTGTCGTCGTCGTTGCGATCCTGCATCCGAAAGCCGAGCACCGCGACGAGGTGCGCGACGCACTCGTGTCGCTCATCCCGAAGGTGCACCAGGAGGACGGCTGCGAACTGTATTCGCTGCAGGAAAACGCCGACAACTTCGTGTTCGTCGAACAATGGACCAGCCAGGAGGCGCTGCGCGCGCACGGCGGCGGCCCGGTGCTGGTCGAGATGAACGCGTTGCTGGAGGGCAAGATGGCCAAACCGGCGACGCTGCACATCACCTCGCCGGTGCCGGCCGGTGATCCGCGAAAAGGGATCGTACGACCCTAA
- a CDS encoding sigma factor has protein sequence MEVAIAVARVDDDRHEIARIHRDTYERLLLSAYALTGSRAEAQDAVQETFVRASRRPASVLAADSAEAWPRTVTLNICRSRYRRRQRLEMLRRRRPAEPDVLPGIGPERLELMEAIRRLPRPRAEAIALLYYHLLTATHECGYSGSMLLARTADAGRHWQTSTMPASTGQIVVVLDENTVIVGGLISHNGGATWAKVPAEAPPATAAPANWPVFRDQGAEFTVDPKTGGQRTFAAQPPPDLTYPDPSQGPSSSSSLLCRPPRIAVDGQHDRHGLGGARQPGPWQELAEPSGRQRRHRRHVPQCRDPRRPDRLRAGVRAGGFATSPFPQPRRWPQPDAGERRRHPADLVGPGDRRQVLRPCRTAAGQPAAEGLRPRNGGCRCCRRDGRSRRRRRCR, from the coding sequence ATGGAGGTGGCGATCGCGGTGGCGCGGGTCGACGACGACCGGCACGAGATCGCGCGGATCCACCGCGACACGTACGAGCGGCTGCTGCTGTCCGCGTACGCGCTGACCGGAAGTCGCGCGGAGGCGCAGGACGCCGTGCAGGAGACGTTCGTACGCGCGTCGCGGCGGCCGGCGAGCGTGCTGGCGGCCGACAGCGCCGAGGCGTGGCCGCGGACGGTGACCCTGAACATCTGCCGGAGCCGCTACCGGCGGCGCCAACGGCTGGAGATGCTGCGGCGGCGAAGACCGGCCGAGCCGGACGTGCTGCCCGGCATCGGCCCTGAGCGGCTCGAACTGATGGAGGCGATCCGCCGGCTGCCGCGGCCGCGGGCGGAGGCGATCGCGCTGCTCTACTACCACCTGCTGACCGCGACCCACGAGTGCGGCTATTCCGGATCGATGCTCCTGGCCCGTACGGCCGACGCGGGCCGGCACTGGCAGACGTCGACGATGCCTGCCTCGACGGGGCAGATCGTCGTGGTGCTTGATGAGAACACCGTCATCGTTGGCGGACTGATCAGCCACAACGGCGGCGCGACCTGGGCCAAGGTGCCGGCCGAGGCACCGCCGGCCACCGCGGCACCGGCCAACTGGCCGGTCTTTCGCGACCAGGGCGCGGAGTTCACCGTCGACCCCAAGACCGGCGGCCAGCGGACCTTCGCCGCGCAACCACCGCCGGATCTCACCTATCCCGACCCGAGCCAGGGGCCTTCGTCGTCATCCAGCCTGCTATGCCGGCCACCACGGATCGCTGTGGACGGCCAGCACGACCGGCACGGCCTTGGCGGTGCACGTCAGCCGGGACCGTGGCAGGAGTTGGCAGAACCATCCGGTCGCCAACGCCGCCACCGCCGGCACGTTCCTCAGTGTCGCGACCCACGACGGCCGGACCGTCTACGCGCTGGCGTTCGAGCCGGTGGCTTCGCGACCTCGCCTTTTCCGCAGCCTCGACGGTGGCCTCAGCCGGACGCAGGTGAGCGAAGGCGCCACCCTGCCGACCTGGTCGGTCCAGGTGACCGACGGCAGGTCCTTCGTCCGTGTCGCACCGCCGCCGGACAGCCGGCTGCCGAAGGCCTAAGGCCTAGAAATGGCGGATGTCGCTGCTGCCGTCGGGATGGCCGATCACGACGGCGGCGGCGATGCCGATGA
- a CDS encoding aldo/keto reductase gives MTRRRLGRTDIEISPIGIGTMQMSNRGVVTTAFPGVSADTQAAVVRAALDGGVNWFDTAEMYGRGQSERNLTKALRANDIEPGGVVVATKWAPLGRTAGNIRTSIDQRLAALSGFPVDLYQIHHPWGSFSSLAAQIRAMAELAKAGRIRSVGVSNFSAAQMTEASAILDSYGLRLASNQVQISALHRKIETDGVLAAAKRLGVTLIAYSPLATGILTGRFHDDPKALRSIKLARRLAGGYGKRVGQAAPLVEELRKVATAHGVSVSQVALAWLVTYYGDTVVAIPGASKPSQAEQSAGAMAVELTSAELAGIAEASRRSGALG, from the coding sequence GTGACCAGGCGTCGGCTCGGCCGGACCGACATCGAGATCTCGCCGATCGGCATCGGCACCATGCAGATGTCCAACCGCGGCGTGGTGACCACCGCCTTCCCCGGCGTCAGCGCCGACACGCAGGCGGCGGTCGTACGCGCGGCGCTGGACGGCGGGGTCAACTGGTTCGACACGGCGGAGATGTACGGACGCGGCCAGTCCGAGCGCAACCTGACGAAAGCGTTGCGCGCCAACGACATCGAGCCGGGTGGCGTCGTCGTCGCGACGAAATGGGCCCCGCTCGGCCGTACGGCCGGCAACATCCGCACGTCCATCGACCAGCGACTCGCCGCTCTGAGCGGATTTCCGGTCGACCTCTATCAAATCCATCATCCATGGGGAAGTTTCTCTTCGCTGGCGGCACAAATACGCGCGATGGCCGAGCTGGCGAAGGCCGGCAGGATCCGGTCGGTCGGCGTCAGCAACTTCTCCGCCGCCCAGATGACCGAGGCCAGCGCGATCCTCGACTCGTACGGCCTCAGACTGGCGTCCAACCAGGTGCAGATCAGTGCGCTGCACCGGAAGATCGAGACCGACGGCGTGCTGGCGGCGGCGAAACGGCTCGGCGTCACGCTGATCGCGTACAGCCCGCTGGCCACCGGCATCCTCACCGGCCGCTTCCACGACGATCCCAAGGCCCTGCGGTCGATCAAGCTGGCGCGAAGGCTGGCCGGCGGCTATGGCAAGCGTGTCGGCCAGGCCGCGCCACTGGTCGAGGAGCTGCGTAAGGTCGCGACGGCGCACGGCGTCTCGGTGTCGCAGGTCGCGCTCGCGTGGCTGGTGACCTACTACGGCGACACCGTCGTCGCCATCCCCGGCGCGTCGAAGCCGTCGCAGGCCGAGCAGAGCGCCGGCGCGATGGCCGTCGAGCTGACCAGCGCCGAGCTGGCCGGCATCGCCGAGGCATCTCGACGGAGTGGAGCCCTAGGCTGA
- a CDS encoding DinB family protein, with product MAAFRGPGRRSGWQHVGVTITPDTKDWTWILERRCPECGYLSQNVDRDRVGDLLRATTAHWPATLSEPTARERPRPDKWSVLEYGCHVRDVGRLFRQRLDLMLTEDDPAFANWNQDETAIEDAYDQQDPAVVADELTEAIEALASDFDKVTEWDRTGRRSDGARFTVDTFARYLLHDVVHHRYDVTGQPA from the coding sequence GTGGCAGCTTTTCGAGGCCCCGGCCGGCGCAGCGGCTGGCAGCATGTCGGCGTGACGATCACCCCGGACACCAAGGACTGGACCTGGATCCTCGAGCGACGCTGTCCAGAATGCGGTTACCTGAGCCAAAACGTCGACCGTGACCGGGTCGGCGACCTGCTCCGCGCCACCACCGCGCACTGGCCGGCGACACTGAGCGAGCCGACCGCGCGCGAGCGGCCGCGACCAGACAAGTGGTCGGTGCTGGAATACGGCTGTCACGTACGCGATGTCGGCCGGCTGTTCCGGCAGCGGCTGGACCTGATGCTCACCGAGGACGATCCGGCCTTCGCCAACTGGAACCAGGACGAGACCGCGATCGAGGACGCGTACGACCAACAGGATCCGGCGGTCGTGGCCGATGAGCTGACCGAAGCCATCGAGGCTTTGGCTTCGGACTTCGACAAAGTCACCGAATGGGACCGCACCGGGCGGCGCAGCGACGGCGCGCGGTTCACCGTCGACACGTTCGCGCGCTATTTGTTGCATGACGTCGTCCATCACCGCTACGACGTCACCGGGCAGCCAGCTTAG
- a CDS encoding DsbA family protein, whose product MPLPRVTYVFDAYCGWSYAFSPSVNRFMQTNGHRVELRVVSGGLLTGDSRVPVAAFGHLASTNQRISQLTGAQFGQPYQRLLAGGRFVMDSEAAARGFAALREAAPANALKLAYAMQIAFYRNGRSLSDTETYIKIALDAGLDPAAIVEDLHSERSWKAAMADFQLARQLGADSFPMLLVETGGRTVQLGGVVTEPERLTQELDAALGLIDHAELNRLDTELEQFAYN is encoded by the coding sequence GTGCCGCTACCCCGGGTCACCTACGTGTTCGATGCCTACTGCGGTTGGTCTTACGCGTTCTCGCCGTCGGTCAACCGGTTCATGCAAACCAACGGCCACCGCGTCGAGCTGCGTGTGGTCAGCGGTGGCCTGCTGACCGGCGACTCGCGCGTGCCGGTGGCGGCCTTCGGCCATCTCGCCAGCACCAACCAGCGGATCAGCCAGCTGACCGGCGCGCAGTTCGGTCAGCCCTACCAGCGGCTGTTGGCCGGCGGCCGGTTCGTGATGGACTCCGAGGCGGCCGCGCGCGGGTTCGCCGCGCTGCGCGAGGCGGCGCCGGCCAACGCGCTCAAGCTGGCGTACGCGATGCAGATCGCCTTCTATCGCAACGGCCGCAGCCTGTCCGACACCGAGACCTACATCAAGATCGCGCTGGACGCCGGCCTCGACCCGGCCGCGATCGTCGAGGACCTGCACTCCGAGCGGTCGTGGAAGGCCGCGATGGCCGACTTCCAGCTGGCCCGCCAGCTCGGCGCCGACTCGTTCCCGATGCTGCTGGTGGAGACCGGCGGCCGCACCGTACAGCTCGGCGGCGTGGTGACCGAGCCGGAGCGGCTGACCCAGGAGCTGGACGCCGCGCTCGGCCTGATCGACCACGCCGAGCTCAACCGGCTGGACACCGAGCTGGA
- a CDS encoding organic hydroperoxide resistance protein, producing MPEKILYTAESVSSGDGRNGHVTSSDRRLDLDLAMPPEMGGSGEGTNPEQLFSAGYAACFHSALRLVARRAKANVDGSEVTARVGIGPDGPAFGLAVTLVVKLPGVDPEQAKQLTEAAHEVCPYSRATRGNITVDLTVA from the coding sequence ATGCCGGAGAAGATCCTCTACACCGCCGAGTCGGTGTCCAGCGGCGACGGCCGCAACGGTCACGTCACGTCGTCGGACCGGCGGCTCGACCTCGACCTGGCGATGCCGCCGGAAATGGGTGGGTCGGGGGAGGGGACCAACCCGGAGCAGCTGTTCTCGGCCGGTTACGCGGCCTGTTTCCACAGCGCGCTGCGGCTGGTCGCGCGGCGCGCCAAGGCAAACGTCGACGGCTCGGAGGTGACCGCGCGGGTCGGCATCGGTCCGGACGGGCCGGCTTTCGGGCTGGCCGTGACGCTGGTCGTGAAGCTGCCAGGGGTCGATCCCGAGCAGGCCAAGCAGCTCACCGAGGCGGCGCACGAGGTCTGCCCGTACTCTCGCGCCACCCGCGGCAACATCACCGTCGACCTGACGGTCGCCTGA
- a CDS encoding ion transporter, whose protein sequence is MVNLQHPNRPLAPKLRVASRLDWTMLALAVFSVLLLGYVTFFPHSETTAHVVFVIDTCVCGVFAVEFCWRWRKERWQRSFPLRHWYEILGMIPIAHPALRSFRLIRIVVVLIRLARAADRAFGEEFTYRLVERMSRPIVLAIKKPITVAVLDEVVKVVETGNYPQNLARSLDENREELRAIVTEKVREDRQAGMFRRLPFHDDVVESIVDTAMRVILEVLTDPRIDAFFAHVVRENRMQIRRAVQLGLSEQPHDDAIEQLPVTPEKVSAR, encoded by the coding sequence ATGGTCAACCTCCAGCACCCCAACCGGCCGCTCGCGCCGAAGCTGCGGGTGGCCAGCCGGCTCGACTGGACGATGCTGGCACTCGCGGTGTTCTCCGTGCTGCTGCTGGGATATGTCACGTTCTTTCCGCATTCGGAGACCACCGCACACGTGGTCTTCGTGATCGACACGTGCGTCTGCGGTGTGTTCGCTGTCGAGTTCTGCTGGCGGTGGCGCAAGGAGCGCTGGCAGCGGTCGTTTCCGTTGCGGCACTGGTACGAGATCCTCGGCATGATCCCGATCGCGCATCCGGCGCTGCGCAGCTTCCGGCTGATCCGGATCGTCGTCGTGCTGATCCGGCTGGCCCGCGCCGCCGACCGCGCGTTCGGCGAGGAGTTCACCTACCGGCTGGTCGAGCGGATGTCCCGGCCGATCGTGCTGGCGATCAAGAAACCGATCACCGTCGCGGTGCTGGACGAGGTGGTCAAGGTGGTGGAGACCGGCAACTACCCGCAGAACCTGGCCCGGTCGCTGGACGAGAACCGCGAGGAGCTGCGCGCGATCGTCACCGAGAAGGTCCGCGAGGACCGGCAGGCCGGCATGTTCCGCCGGCTGCCGTTCCACGACGACGTCGTCGAGTCCATTGTGGACACCGCGATGCGGGTGATCCTGGAGGTGCTCACCGACCCGCGGATCGACGCGTTTTTCGCGCACGTCGTACGAGAAAACCGGATGCAGATCCGGCGGGCCGTGCAGCTCGGCCTGAGCGAGCAACCACACGACGACGCGATCGAACAGCTGCCGGTCACTCCGGAGAAAGTGTCCGCGCGCTAG
- a CDS encoding TetR/AcrR family transcriptional regulator: protein MKRPRYHHGDLAAALVDTAVELIAERGVAGFSMAEASRRLGVTVAAPYRHFADRDALLTAVAVKGAGALTAAVAAETGELATPAERLVGAAAAYVRFAATNKPLFQALFAAGLDKRDRPDFDEATATLADTLFQAADTLTGGGSHSGKPLTLAILATYHGHATLLLDGAFGHGETAVTEAVGHAQAATRALIAGRDALRTP from the coding sequence GTGAAACGGCCTCGATATCACCATGGCGACCTCGCGGCGGCTTTGGTCGACACGGCCGTCGAGCTGATCGCCGAGCGCGGAGTGGCCGGCTTCTCGATGGCCGAGGCGAGCCGCCGGCTCGGCGTCACCGTCGCCGCGCCATATCGGCATTTCGCCGACCGCGACGCGCTGCTGACCGCGGTGGCGGTAAAAGGCGCCGGCGCTCTCACGGCGGCGGTCGCAGCGGAGACCGGCGAGCTGGCCACGCCGGCGGAGCGGCTGGTCGGCGCCGCCGCCGCGTACGTACGGTTCGCCGCCACCAACAAACCGCTGTTCCAGGCGCTGTTCGCCGCCGGCCTGGACAAGCGCGACCGTCCGGACTTCGACGAGGCGACCGCGACGCTGGCCGACACGCTCTTCCAGGCCGCCGACACGCTCACCGGCGGCGGCTCCCACAGCGGCAAGCCACTTACGCTCGCGATCCTCGCGACCTACCACGGACACGCGACTCTCCTGCTCGACGGCGCTTTCGGCCACGGCGAGACCGCCGTCACCGAGGCCGTCGGCCACGCGCAAGCCGCCACGCGCGCACTCATCGCCGGCCGAGACGCACTCCGCACTCCGTAA
- a CDS encoding phytanoyl-CoA dioxygenase family protein, with protein MVDRQQLLTSVQMAEFVSHGALRMDAVVPNELNARAIGVFTNGMPDVPYGSTVDEAFPAGSFTRQLLDIPAIAGALHSLVGPEPTIDHHHVHIREPRGGSAQPLHADAIIDARTDAFDVQLMYYPQEVTADMGGTLSVPGSHLRRSNESDTGRYQNLRGQTRLTCPAGTVVLLHHGIWHGGRRNDSDIERYMYKIRFNPTVRQVRLWNTDDLADPAVVALLGTRFPWYEHATGRLEVYNRILLWRALTGDDTFDIDFWVTRVTNRPQRVSLASR; from the coding sequence ATGGTCGACCGACAGCAGCTGCTGACCTCCGTCCAGATGGCGGAGTTCGTGTCGCATGGCGCACTGCGGATGGATGCCGTCGTCCCCAACGAGCTCAACGCGCGGGCGATCGGCGTTTTCACGAACGGAATGCCGGACGTGCCGTACGGCAGCACGGTCGACGAGGCATTTCCGGCCGGCAGTTTTACCCGACAGTTGCTCGACATTCCGGCGATCGCCGGCGCACTGCACAGCCTGGTCGGGCCGGAGCCGACGATCGACCATCACCATGTGCACATCCGCGAGCCGCGCGGTGGCAGTGCGCAGCCGCTGCACGCCGACGCGATCATCGACGCGCGTACGGACGCCTTCGACGTGCAGCTCATGTATTACCCGCAGGAGGTGACTGCCGACATGGGCGGCACGCTCAGCGTCCCGGGCAGCCACCTGCGCCGCAGCAACGAGTCGGACACCGGCCGCTACCAGAACCTGCGCGGCCAGACCCGGCTGACCTGCCCGGCCGGTACGGTCGTGTTGCTGCACCACGGGATCTGGCACGGCGGCCGGCGCAACGACAGCGACATCGAGCGCTACATGTACAAGATCCGGTTCAACCCGACCGTACGACAGGTGCGGCTGTGGAACACCGATGATCTGGCCGACCCGGCCGTCGTCGCCCTGCTCGGCACGCGTTTTCCGTGGTACGAGCACGCGACCGGGCGGCTGGAGGTCTACAACCGCATCCTGCTGTGGCGGGCGCTGACCGGCGACGACACCTTCGACATCGACTTCTGGGTGACGCGCGTGACCAACCGCCCGCAGCGCGTGTCCCTCGCCAGCCGCTAG
- a CDS encoding AraC family transcriptional regulator, with translation MPLDHPPVVVNIGVGRHGVTSRTDTFLLPDLWSLHLYSYVADLTVEGVRYAIRPGTVSLVPPGAQTHYRYRGPSEHLYAHLRLVEAGERQAVPVAQDAGAETPALTAHLHEALAASTQAPPRAVAEVWSALWRVARLRTGSVEPGHSAVARAMALIEARLVGHLTVAGLARTIGISHNHLTRLFRAETGQTVVAYVRRRRLERARHLLRETTMSIPAIAASVGIADLQAFNKACRREFGTSPRSLRSS, from the coding sequence GTGCCGCTCGACCACCCGCCGGTCGTGGTGAACATCGGGGTCGGCCGGCATGGCGTCACCAGCCGCACCGACACGTTCCTGCTGCCGGACCTGTGGTCGCTGCACCTCTACTCGTACGTGGCCGACCTGACCGTCGAGGGCGTCCGGTACGCGATCCGGCCCGGGACGGTGAGCCTGGTGCCGCCCGGTGCGCAGACGCACTATCGCTATCGCGGACCCTCCGAGCACCTGTACGCGCACCTGCGACTGGTCGAGGCCGGCGAGCGGCAGGCCGTGCCGGTCGCGCAGGACGCCGGGGCCGAGACGCCGGCGCTGACCGCCCACCTCCACGAGGCGCTGGCCGCGTCGACACAGGCGCCGCCGCGCGCGGTCGCAGAGGTGTGGTCGGCACTCTGGCGCGTCGCGCGCCTGCGCACCGGCTCTGTCGAGCCGGGACACTCGGCGGTGGCACGCGCGATGGCACTCATCGAGGCGCGGCTGGTCGGTCACCTGACCGTCGCCGGTCTGGCGCGTACGATCGGCATCTCGCACAACCACCTGACCCGGCTTTTCCGTGCGGAGACTGGACAAACGGTCGTCGCGTACGTCCGGCGGCGGCGGTTGGAACGCGCGCGTCACCTGCTGCGCGAGACCACGATGTCGATCCCGGCGATCGCCGCGTCGGTCGGCATCGCCGACCTGCAGGCCTTCAACAAGGCATGCCGCCGCGAGTTCGGCACGTCGCCGCGCAGCCTCCGGTCCTCCTGA
- a CDS encoding ATP F0F1 synthase subunit C (Produces ATP from ADP in the presence of a proton gradient across the membrane. Subunit C is part of the membrane proton channel F0) → MASDQVLMGALIAGGIALGGGAIGAAIGDGLVGSAMVNSLARQPESRGRTFPVFALTLGVVEAAYFINLAFMVVFVFTIGKPFG, encoded by the coding sequence ATGGCATCGGACCAGGTCTTGATGGGGGCCCTGATAGCTGGCGGCATCGCACTGGGCGGCGGCGCGATCGGTGCGGCGATCGGCGACGGACTGGTCGGCTCGGCGATGGTGAACAGCCTGGCCCGGCAGCCGGAGTCGCGCGGCCGGACGTTCCCGGTCTTCGCGTTGACCCTCGGCGTCGTCGAGGCAGCGTATTTCATCAACCTCGCCTTCATGGTCGTGTTCGTCTTCACGATCGGCAAACCGTTCGGCTAG
- a CDS encoding HD domain-containing protein: MTSEEPQLVDQNPLPAALSKRLTEQLSFLVEVDRLKTVLRASPLVAADRRENDAEHSWHLALMVMLLSDYADERIDIGHTIRLVVIHDLVEIYAGDTPLYDTAAAVDQEEREQAAADRLFRMLPADQAQWIRALWDEFEARRTPEARFAKAMDRLEPILLNWMAKGGTWQWPGVTADVIRARVSPIKDGSRQLWDAVHSMIADGVRAGWIRPGADQPGGDGVE, translated from the coding sequence GTGACATCCGAGGAACCCCAACTGGTCGACCAGAACCCGCTGCCGGCGGCGCTGTCCAAGCGGCTCACCGAACAGCTCTCGTTCCTGGTCGAGGTCGACCGGCTCAAGACGGTCCTGCGCGCGTCGCCGCTGGTGGCCGCCGACCGGCGGGAGAACGACGCTGAGCACTCGTGGCACCTCGCGCTGATGGTGATGCTGCTGTCGGACTACGCCGACGAGCGGATCGACATCGGCCACACCATCCGGCTGGTGGTCATCCACGACCTGGTGGAGATCTACGCCGGCGACACGCCGCTCTACGACACCGCCGCGGCGGTCGACCAGGAGGAGCGCGAGCAGGCCGCCGCCGACCGGCTGTTCCGGATGCTGCCGGCCGACCAGGCGCAGTGGATCCGCGCGCTGTGGGACGAGTTCGAGGCACGGCGTACGCCGGAGGCCAGGTTTGCCAAGGCGATGGACCGGCTGGAGCCGATCCTGCTCAACTGGATGGCCAAGGGCGGCACCTGGCAGTGGCCCGGCGTCACCGCCGACGTGATCCGCGCGCGCGTCTCGCCGATCAAGGACGGCTCGCGGCAGCTGTGGGACGCCGTGCACAGCATGATCGCCGACGGCGTACGCGCCGGCTGGATTCGGCCCGGCGCCGACCAGCCGGGTGGCGACGGCGTTGAGTGA